A single window of Planctomycetia bacterium DNA harbors:
- a CDS encoding serine/threonine protein kinase, translating to MNASPKAKDIFLAALDVKSPAEKQAYLDSACADDQALRLEVEEMLVHHEKLGSFLQSPIVDLSPTIDQAPTEDPGTVIGPYKLLQEIGHGGMGVVFMAEQSQPVKRRVALKIIKPGMDSRQVIARFEAERQALSLMDHPNIAKVLDAGTTSTGRPYFVMELVKGQPITKYCDEHHMTPRQRLELLLPVCQAIQHAHQKGIIHRDIKPSNILVAEYDSKPVPKVIDFGVAKAIHQPLTDKTMFTGFGNIVGTLEYMSPEQAQVNQLDIDTRSDIYSLGVLMYELLTSTTPIDRKRLKKVAWDEMLRIVREEDPPKPSTRLSSTEELPSIAANRGIEPRKLSSQVHGELDWIVMKALEKDRNRRYETANSFAMDLQRYLANEPVLACPPSLSYQMRKFVGRNKGPVFASSLVLMALLAGVIGTTWGLIRTEEQRFVVERQRNDLEARNKALQAAHERERILNERARQAIETVSSETAIDQLTRERELRTEQKDFLDKILQYYTEFAREAAPTEQERTRQALAYFRMGRLNQVLGRDQDSETAYRRAAGLFKQLADEFPNNPEHRKLLAGSYGNLGVVLSKNNQPEAESAYVKAMEIYKQLADGFPKRPEFRQALSGIQSNLGNLLHGTGRPKEAEAAHLEALAIRKQLVSEFPKERILHRALAMSHNNLGWVLQSSGRLKEAELAYTEAIANYKQIIPHFPFRPEFRKDLGQSYHNLANVLRATERPKEAAAAHAEALAIFRELVAEFPNRPEFSQELADAERK from the coding sequence ATGAACGCATCTCCCAAAGCCAAAGACATCTTCCTGGCAGCTTTGGACGTGAAATCGCCAGCTGAGAAACAGGCGTACCTGGATTCAGCCTGTGCTGACGATCAGGCCCTTCGTCTTGAAGTGGAAGAAATGCTCGTTCATCATGAGAAGTTGGGATCTTTTCTCCAATCACCGATCGTTGACCTCAGCCCCACGATCGATCAAGCCCCCACTGAAGATCCCGGCACCGTTATCGGCCCTTACAAGCTGCTGCAGGAAATCGGCCACGGTGGTATGGGTGTTGTCTTCATGGCGGAGCAGTCGCAGCCGGTGAAGCGGCGAGTGGCGCTGAAGATCATCAAGCCTGGCATGGATAGTCGGCAGGTCATCGCCCGCTTTGAAGCGGAACGGCAAGCACTGTCTTTGATGGATCACCCCAATATCGCCAAGGTGCTCGACGCGGGTACCACCAGTACTGGTCGGCCTTACTTCGTGATGGAACTGGTGAAAGGCCAGCCTATCACCAAGTACTGCGACGAACATCACATGACACCTAGGCAACGACTCGAGTTACTGCTTCCCGTTTGCCAGGCCATTCAGCATGCCCATCAAAAGGGCATTATCCATCGTGACATCAAGCCGTCGAACATTCTGGTGGCTGAGTATGACAGCAAGCCAGTCCCAAAGGTCATCGACTTCGGCGTGGCCAAGGCGATTCATCAACCACTGACCGACAAGACCATGTTCACCGGCTTCGGCAACATCGTCGGCACACTGGAATACATGAGCCCGGAACAGGCCCAGGTCAACCAGCTCGATATCGACACCCGCAGCGATATTTATTCGCTCGGTGTACTGATGTACGAACTGCTCACAAGTACTACACCCATCGATAGAAAGCGCCTCAAAAAAGTAGCGTGGGATGAAATGCTACGAATCGTTCGCGAAGAAGATCCACCCAAACCGAGCACCCGATTATCGTCTACTGAAGAGTTGCCTTCCATCGCTGCTAACCGAGGCATAGAGCCCAGAAAGCTCAGCAGCCAGGTTCATGGCGAACTCGACTGGATTGTGATGAAGGCTCTGGAGAAGGATCGCAACCGCCGCTACGAGACGGCCAACAGTTTTGCGATGGATTTGCAGCGGTATCTGGCCAACGAGCCGGTGCTGGCGTGTCCGCCATCACTCAGTTACCAAATGCGGAAATTCGTGGGGCGAAACAAGGGGCCGGTGTTCGCCTCGAGTTTGGTGCTGATGGCCTTGCTTGCGGGCGTGATCGGCACGACGTGGGGCCTGATTCGGACGGAAGAGCAACGCTTCGTGGTCGAACGACAACGCAATGATCTCGAAGCGCGCAACAAGGCACTACAGGCGGCTCACGAACGCGAACGCATCCTCAACGAGCGCGCCCGGCAGGCCATCGAAACGGTCTCATCTGAGACCGCCATCGATCAACTCACGCGTGAAAGAGAGCTACGCACGGAGCAAAAGGACTTCCTGGACAAAATACTCCAGTATTACACCGAGTTTGCCAGGGAAGCGGCCCCCACCGAGCAGGAACGGACGCGGCAGGCGCTGGCTTATTTTCGGATGGGTCGCTTGAACCAGGTTCTGGGCCGCGATCAGGACAGTGAAACCGCTTATCGCCGCGCAGCGGGACTTTTCAAGCAACTCGCTGACGAATTTCCCAACAATCCTGAGCACCGGAAGCTCTTGGCCGGAAGCTACGGCAATCTTGGCGTCGTGCTCAGCAAGAATAATCAGCCAGAAGCGGAGTCGGCTTACGTCAAGGCGATGGAAATCTATAAACAGCTTGCCGACGGCTTCCCCAAGCGGCCCGAGTTTCGGCAGGCCCTGTCGGGAATCCAAAGCAACCTGGGCAACTTGCTGCATGGCACCGGTCGGCCCAAGGAAGCGGAGGCGGCCCACCTCGAAGCCCTGGCGATCCGAAAGCAACTCGTCAGCGAGTTTCCTAAAGAGCGCATCCTCCATAGGGCTTTAGCTATGAGCCACAATAACCTGGGTTGGGTCCTCCAAAGCAGCGGACGACTCAAGGAAGCGGAGTTGGCTTATACCGAGGCCATAGCTAATTACAAGCAGATCATTCCCCACTTTCCCTTCCGGCCCGAGTTCCGCAAGGATCTGGGCCAGAGCTACCACAACCTCGCCAACGTACTCCGCGCCACCGAACGACCGAAGGAGGCAGCGGCAGCGCACGCCGAAGCCTTGGCCATCTTCAGGGAACTCGTCGCCGAATTTCCCAACAGGCCCGAGTTTAGTCAGGAGTTGGCCGATGCAGAAAGAAAATGA
- a CDS encoding type VI secretion system tube protein Hcp translates to MHAYLLVLSVPGNSTDPAHPGWIELTQIKVETALMSRRPPLVRVGGPNWSPHGPKPLHVNALMEAGPHTFNLLLARASGKKFASVVLEVMKHVRGKSVVKHRIRMRDVQVISYQIQDDPGLVKPLVHVFLAPEEYRFEVGSALQMAVEHERPHAAR, encoded by the coding sequence ATGCATGCCTACTTACTAGTGTTGAGCGTGCCCGGGAATAGCACTGACCCAGCCCACCCCGGATGGATCGAACTCACCCAAATCAAGGTGGAAACGGCCTTAATGAGCAGGCGGCCTCCCTTGGTTAGAGTCGGCGGGCCAAATTGGAGCCCTCATGGACCCAAGCCACTTCACGTGAACGCTTTGATGGAAGCTGGCCCGCACACCTTCAATCTGCTTTTAGCGCGGGCTTCGGGGAAAAAGTTTGCGTCCGTGGTGCTTGAAGTTATGAAACACGTCAGAGGCAAAAGCGTGGTGAAGCACCGAATTCGCATGAGGGATGTGCAGGTGATTTCATACCAGATCCAAGACGATCCCGGTTTGGTGAAGCCCCTAGTGCACGTCTTTCTGGCGCCAGAAGAGTATCGATTCGAGGTCGGTTCCGCCTTGCAGATGGCGGTCGAACACGAGCGACCCCATGCGGCCCGGTGA
- a CDS encoding S8 family serine peptidase, whose protein sequence is MSLHNWLRNFRSPMAPHRGRRDHVRRGSRMVVKLRPGVECLEDRSLPSISPVMILPEGPLQPGASRTEMFVHEEKSYEYDTSRILVRFRPDVSVLTGMNFFDGATIGRELPMVSGLHEVRLAPGVEVEDALATFRNNPLVQYAQPNFRIQAQVTPNDPSFSSLWGMNNTGQTGGTPGADIDAPEVWNHWTGNGSTIVAVIDTGVDYTHPDLVDNMWTNTGEIPDDGLDNDSNGIIDDYYGANFVYRDEFYNPTGDPLDDHFHGTHVAGTIGAVGNNGIGVAGVSWNVKIMAVKFLDYWGYGYTSDAIDALNYAVSMGAMISNNSWGGGPYDQGLYDAIQSAGLQGHLFIAAAGNYGEDADESPMYPAAYDLDNIISVAATDHNDQLAYFSNYGANSVDLGAPGVNIYSTFPTYLTDAMWDYGLETEYGAISGTSMATPHVAGVASLLRDLHPDWSPLQIKDQLLLTTDSLFSLNGNTVSGGRLNANSAVTGTVSSRLRIADSSVLEGNTGTNELVFEVTLTTPSNDVITVNYSTSNGTALAGSDYQTQSGTLTFAPGEMSKFITVHVNGDRIAEQNETLLVTLSQATNAGIADGLGVGTIVDNEPRISISDVSLNEGGNKQTTVFTFVVTLSAAYDQPVTVSFRTANGTASQGSDYTARSGSLTFAPNETSKSITISVKGDNKREADELFYLDLFGNSSNSVIVRNRGIGTILNDD, encoded by the coding sequence ATGTCACTCCACAATTGGCTGCGAAACTTCCGATCCCCAATGGCACCGCACCGGGGCCGGCGCGATCATGTCAGGCGGGGCTCGCGGATGGTAGTAAAACTTCGGCCGGGCGTCGAATGCCTGGAAGATCGTAGTCTGCCCAGCATCAGCCCGGTGATGATCCTTCCTGAAGGGCCGCTTCAGCCAGGCGCTTCAAGAACCGAGATGTTTGTACATGAAGAAAAGTCGTACGAATATGATACGTCACGTATCCTGGTTCGGTTTCGCCCCGATGTTTCAGTGCTAACAGGCATGAATTTCTTCGATGGAGCTACCATTGGTCGCGAGTTGCCAATGGTATCTGGACTGCATGAAGTACGCCTTGCTCCAGGAGTAGAGGTTGAGGATGCGCTGGCAACATTCAGGAACAACCCCCTGGTTCAATATGCTCAGCCGAATTTCAGGATTCAGGCACAGGTAACTCCAAACGATCCGAGTTTCAGCAGCTTGTGGGGTATGAATAATACTGGTCAGACAGGTGGCACACCTGGAGCGGATATTGATGCGCCGGAAGTATGGAACCATTGGACGGGCAATGGCAGCACCATCGTTGCTGTCATCGATACTGGCGTTGATTACACGCATCCCGACCTGGTTGATAATATGTGGACGAACACCGGTGAAATACCCGATGATGGGCTGGACAACGATAGCAACGGCATCATTGACGACTATTATGGTGCAAACTTTGTCTACCGCGACGAGTTCTACAATCCGACCGGTGATCCGCTCGATGATCATTTCCACGGTACCCATGTTGCCGGCACGATTGGAGCTGTCGGTAATAACGGTATAGGTGTGGCTGGAGTGAGTTGGAATGTCAAAATTATGGCTGTCAAGTTTCTCGACTACTGGGGATATGGTTATACATCGGATGCCATCGACGCCTTGAACTATGCAGTCAGCATGGGGGCGATGATCTCCAATAACAGTTGGGGAGGCGGACCATACGATCAGGGTTTGTATGATGCGATTCAAAGCGCCGGTCTCCAAGGGCACCTCTTCATTGCTGCAGCCGGTAACTACGGCGAGGATGCTGACGAATCGCCCATGTACCCCGCTGCATACGATCTGGACAACATCATTTCTGTTGCTGCTACCGATCACAACGACCAGCTTGCCTACTTCTCCAACTATGGTGCCAACAGCGTGGATTTAGGCGCCCCGGGAGTGAATATCTACAGCACCTTCCCGACTTATTTGACAGATGCCATGTGGGATTACGGATTGGAAACCGAATATGGTGCAATCAGCGGTACATCCATGGCCACGCCGCATGTTGCGGGAGTCGCATCACTGCTGCGTGACCTTCATCCGGACTGGTCTCCACTACAGATTAAGGATCAGTTGCTGTTGACGACAGACTCATTATTCAGTCTGAATGGCAATACTGTCTCAGGTGGGCGCCTTAATGCCAATTCTGCAGTTACCGGAACAGTTTCTTCTCGCCTTCGCATAGCGGATTCGTCTGTACTCGAAGGAAATACCGGGACAAATGAGTTAGTATTCGAAGTAACACTGACAACACCCAGTAACGATGTCATTACGGTCAACTACTCAACCAGCAATGGCACAGCCTTGGCAGGCAGCGATTATCAAACTCAAAGCGGTACACTTACCTTTGCTCCAGGCGAGATGAGTAAGTTCATCACTGTTCATGTAAATGGTGATCGTATTGCTGAACAAAACGAAACACTGTTGGTTACTCTGAGTCAGGCTACCAACGCAGGTATTGCAGACGGTCTGGGCGTTGGGACCATAGTGGATAATGAACCACGGATCAGCATTTCCGATGTATCGCTGAATGAAGGTGGAAATAAACAAACAACGGTCTTTACGTTCGTCGTGACCCTTTCGGCTGCGTACGACCAGCCAGTAACTGTATCATTCCGCACAGCGAACGGCACTGCTTCCCAGGGTAGTGATTATACCGCCCGATCTGGTTCATTGACGTTTGCACCAAACGAAACCAGCAAATCCATAACGATCTCGGTAAAGGGGGACAACAAACGAGAAGCCGATGAGTTGTTCTATCTGGA
- a CDS encoding DUF1990 domain-containing protein: MVKLSWRKPSAIMLRRFLEEQASEDFNYQPARATAGELPAGYVVDRTRILLGSGELVYESACQALQRWQQFQLGWVVAWPADTPLQCNASVAVLGWAVGFWWLNACRIVYVVNESGLMHRFGFAYGTLPCHVGSGEERFLLEWNRETDQVHYDILAFSRPNHWLIRLGYPLVRRNQKRFGRDSAASMFRAVHPTSALPAIIQSTG, from the coding sequence ATGGTGAAACTTTCTTGGCGTAAACCGTCGGCGATCATGCTGCGCCGGTTCCTAGAGGAACAGGCGTCTGAAGATTTCAACTATCAACCGGCCCGGGCCACCGCGGGTGAATTACCAGCGGGATATGTGGTAGATCGCACGCGCATCCTTCTAGGTTCAGGCGAATTGGTTTATGAGTCTGCCTGTCAGGCGTTGCAGCGCTGGCAACAATTTCAACTCGGTTGGGTAGTAGCCTGGCCTGCTGATACGCCCCTGCAATGTAACGCTTCCGTGGCGGTCCTGGGTTGGGCAGTAGGTTTCTGGTGGCTCAATGCCTGCCGGATTGTTTACGTTGTCAATGAATCTGGTTTGATGCATCGATTTGGTTTCGCTTACGGCACCCTGCCCTGTCATGTCGGCAGCGGAGAAGAACGGTTCCTTCTCGAATGGAACCGGGAGACCGACCAGGTGCATTACGACATCCTGGCCTTTTCGCGTCCCAACCACTGGCTGATTCGTCTGGGTTACCCGCTGGTTCGCCGCAACCAGAAACGTTTCGGGAGAGACTCTGCAGCGTCTATGTTCAGAGCCGTTCATCCAACATCAGCTCTGCCAGCCATCATTCAAAGCACAGGATAA
- a CDS encoding sigma-70 family RNA polymerase sigma factor, with product MTAVTEILNAIEQGNPAAAEQLLPLVYDELRKLASARLAQEKPGQTLQATALVHEAYLRLLGPSPEDKHWENRGHFFAAAAEAIRRILIENVRRKRRIKHGGDRKQIDIKDVAQITEEPADDLIDLDEALRKLEDIDADAAQVIKLRYFAGLTMQQTADALGFSLRTTERNDAYARTWLHRELIQLDSEDAEAT from the coding sequence ATGACCGCTGTTACGGAAATACTCAATGCTATTGAGCAGGGGAACCCTGCCGCTGCAGAACAACTGCTGCCGCTGGTGTATGATGAACTGCGCAAACTGGCATCCGCCCGGCTGGCCCAGGAAAAGCCCGGGCAGACCCTGCAGGCAACGGCCCTGGTGCATGAAGCCTACCTGCGTCTTCTTGGCCCTTCACCCGAGGATAAACACTGGGAGAACCGTGGTCATTTCTTTGCTGCCGCAGCCGAGGCCATTCGACGCATCCTTATCGAAAATGTTCGACGCAAGCGCCGCATCAAGCATGGGGGCGACCGCAAGCAAATCGACATCAAGGATGTAGCCCAGATCACCGAAGAGCCCGCCGACGACCTGATCGATCTGGATGAAGCTCTCAGGAAATTGGAGGATATTGATGCAGACGCGGCACAGGTCATTAAACTGCGCTATTTCGCCGGTTTGACCATGCAACAGACAGCGGATGCTCTGGGATTTTCCCTGCGAACGACTGAACGCAACGATGCTTACGCCCGAACCTGGTTGCATCGGGAATTGATCCAACTTGATTCGGAAGACGCTGAAGCGACCTGA